The proteins below are encoded in one region of Geomonas ferrireducens:
- a CDS encoding FemAB family XrtA/PEP-CTERM system-associated protein, with the protein MSGLSVELYGGDGTEWDAFVASHPASTSYHRYLWRKVVEESFGHRGYYLLARSGGRTVGVLPIIHMKSRLFGNFLVSVPFFNYGGVLCSDPAGRSALLKEGGRVMAECDASYLELRHLADPLPGLATRSHKVTMVLDLAPDSESQWGRFSPKLRNQVRKAQKSGLEVMVGGAELLDGFYRVFCRNMRDLGTPVYGREFFENVLHAREVDPRVISVLRGGETIASGIMTRFRDRVEVPWASSNRDFRECCPNNMLYWEAIRLAIGEGAHSFDFGRSTPGEGTYLFKKQWGAEPVPLYWQYLLRPGAELPDLNPANPKFRLAVQGWRRLPVALTRLLGPAIVRNIP; encoded by the coding sequence GTGAGCGGGCTATCGGTCGAACTCTACGGGGGGGACGGGACGGAGTGGGACGCCTTCGTCGCCTCACATCCCGCATCGACCAGCTACCATCGTTACCTCTGGAGAAAGGTGGTTGAGGAGAGCTTCGGACACCGTGGGTACTACCTGCTGGCACGTTCCGGCGGCAGGACCGTCGGGGTGCTCCCGATCATCCACATGAAAAGCAGGCTCTTTGGCAATTTTCTGGTCTCCGTTCCCTTTTTCAATTACGGAGGGGTTCTTTGCAGCGACCCCGCCGGGAGATCCGCCCTCCTGAAAGAGGGGGGACGCGTCATGGCGGAGTGTGACGCTTCGTACCTTGAACTGCGCCACCTGGCGGATCCTCTCCCAGGACTTGCCACCCGCAGCCACAAGGTGACCATGGTCCTGGACCTTGCCCCCGACTCCGAGAGCCAGTGGGGGCGATTCAGCCCGAAGCTCAGGAACCAGGTGAGAAAGGCGCAAAAAAGTGGGCTGGAGGTGATGGTAGGGGGCGCTGAGCTTCTCGACGGGTTCTATCGTGTGTTCTGCCGCAACATGCGCGACTTGGGGACCCCGGTGTACGGACGGGAGTTCTTCGAGAACGTCCTGCATGCCCGAGAAGTAGACCCCCGCGTCATCTCCGTCCTGCGCGGCGGCGAAACCATCGCCTCGGGCATCATGACCCGTTTCCGAGACAGGGTCGAGGTCCCCTGGGCCTCCTCCAATCGCGATTTCCGGGAGTGTTGCCCGAACAACATGCTCTACTGGGAGGCGATCAGGCTCGCCATCGGCGAAGGGGCACACAGCTTCGACTTCGGGCGTTCCACCCCGGGCGAAGGGACGTACCTCTTCAAGAAACAGTGGGGTGCCGAGCCTGTGCCCCTTTACTGGCAGTACCTTTTGCGACCAGGAGCGGAGCTTCCTGATCTGAACCCGGCCAACCCGAAGTTCCGCCTCGCGGTGCAAGGGTGGCGGAGGCTCCCCGTGGCGCTCACCCGGCTTTTGGGACCGGCCATCGTCAGGAACATCCCATAG
- a CDS encoding DegT/DnrJ/EryC1/StrS family aminotransferase: MRVGRTLPPAAVPISFREILSGLAGLASGRKTVARFETELQEYYGVSHVSLVNSGKTALTVILTVLKELHPGREEVVIPAYTCYSVPAAVTRAGLKVLPCDVDPATLDYDWEKLEGALDSGRVLCAVSAHLFGFPADVDRLKELASPRGIFVVEDAAQAMGGEVGGRKIGTLGDIALFSLGRGKAFSTVSGGIILTGDARLGDAVTRAVRGLPHEGGGDFLLTFCYALALSLLVRPGLFWLPKALPFLRLGETRFDPRFSMKQLGAFQVGLARGWQERLARLRETRLRKAVFLEKAGVKATARLKRAFPNLIRFPVLVDEAKRRRLIEMSEEEGLGVALVYPDAVTGIAELRGTLLGGPAPQAEQVAKRLVSLPLHPYVTEKDLRRIADLINSGAGEGGK, encoded by the coding sequence ATGCGCGTAGGTAGAACCCTTCCCCCAGCGGCGGTACCGATTTCCTTTAGGGAGATTCTTTCCGGTCTTGCGGGCCTCGCCTCCGGCAGGAAGACCGTTGCGCGGTTCGAGACGGAGTTGCAGGAGTATTACGGGGTTAGCCATGTATCCCTGGTCAATTCGGGAAAGACCGCCTTGACCGTCATCCTGACCGTTCTGAAGGAGTTGCATCCGGGACGGGAAGAGGTCGTCATTCCCGCCTACACCTGCTACTCGGTCCCGGCCGCGGTGACCAGGGCGGGGCTTAAGGTGCTCCCCTGTGACGTGGACCCGGCGACCCTCGATTACGACTGGGAGAAACTCGAGGGGGCGCTCGACAGCGGGCGCGTGCTGTGCGCCGTGTCAGCACATCTTTTCGGGTTTCCCGCCGATGTGGACCGGCTGAAGGAACTCGCTTCTCCTCGCGGCATCTTCGTGGTGGAGGATGCAGCCCAGGCGATGGGAGGGGAGGTCGGCGGGAGAAAAATCGGCACCCTGGGGGATATAGCTCTCTTCAGTCTCGGGCGCGGCAAGGCTTTCTCCACGGTGTCAGGCGGCATCATCCTGACCGGAGACGCAAGACTTGGCGACGCGGTGACGCGGGCGGTCCGGGGGCTGCCGCACGAAGGGGGGGGCGATTTTCTGCTGACGTTCTGCTACGCCCTCGCGCTCTCCCTGCTGGTCCGACCCGGCCTCTTCTGGCTGCCAAAGGCGCTCCCCTTTCTGAGGTTGGGGGAGACCCGATTCGACCCGAGGTTCTCCATGAAGCAGCTGGGGGCGTTCCAGGTGGGGCTTGCCAGGGGGTGGCAGGAGAGACTTGCCAGACTGCGCGAGACGCGCCTGAGGAAAGCGGTATTCCTGGAAAAGGCCGGGGTGAAAGCCACGGCACGGCTCAAGAGGGCGTTTCCGAACCTGATCAGGTTTCCGGTGCTCGTGGACGAGGCCAAGCGGAGACGCTTGATCGAGATGAGTGAGGAAGAGGGGCTGGGGGTGGCGCTGGTCTACCCCGACGCGGTAACCGGGATCGCCGAACTGAGAGGGACGCTCTTGGGCGGTCCGGCTCCGCAGGCCGAGCAGGTGGCTAAGCGCCTTGTTTCGCTCCCCTTGCACCCATATGTGACGGAAAAAGACCTGCGGCGGATAGCGGACCTGATTAACTCCGGTGCAGGCGAGGGCGGGAAGTGA